A genomic window from Salvia miltiorrhiza cultivar Shanhuang (shh) chromosome 5, IMPLAD_Smil_shh, whole genome shotgun sequence includes:
- the LOC131024902 gene encoding potassium channel AKT1-like, whose amino-acid sequence MVQEKIRHSWEAKKGSMSRITEIESEIEKASRDDRSCHSVSSDILPALGVHSPRKPKLRSFIISSLDPRYRVWVNFLIILVFYTAWVSPFEFGFNIGYHGPLAITDNVVNGFFAIDIVLTFFVAYLDKTTYLLVDNHKLIALRYAQTWLIFDVISTIPRQLAQKVLPDSYDYVSILRLWRLRRASAMFQRLEKDRNYNYYFVRIAKLTCVVLFEIHCAGCFFYLLADRYPDPTKTWIGSVRENFRQEPLFERYVISMYWSIITATTVGYGDYHPVNKDEMIFTIFYVFLNLGLNSYIIGNMTNLIVQATFRTRKFRETVGAASSFAKRNGLPKRLQDQMIAHLSLRYRTDSEGLQQQETLDALPKAIRSSILHFLFYSLVDKVYLFKGVSNDLLFQLVSEMKAEYFPPREDIILHNEAPTDLYILVTGAVELITHKNGAEVVFEELKRGGVCGEVGVLCYRPQVCTVRTKRLSQLLRLSRSSLLNMLQANIGDGTIIMNNLVQHLKEQDDPVMQEILADTEHMLTQGRVDMPLTLCFAAARKDDLLLQRMLKRGLDPNELDRDGRNPLHLAASNGSIECVLLLLDHGADPNIRDSEGKVPLWDAILGRHEVVIKALVDNGATLASGDIGEFACYAAEQDNIELLKEITKFGGDVTSLSSSGTTALHTAVSQDKLEVVKFLIEQGANIDKPDSHGWTSRALAHHQGHKEMMALFQTIQHLKKTMSLPPLHPAEPPYLKKHSSESSLPRLKEEEQSSPSNVSSHLKYSINDFQKSLAGIITSQGRPSDGGMILSTPAPPATPRKPIRVFVKRAGSGDDVEGSVMIMPGSLQELMEWGYQKFGFYPTRILTEDGAVIEDLAVIRDGDHLFLSS is encoded by the exons AGTATGGGTGAACTTTCTGATCATACTAGTTTTCTACACAGCGTGGGTCTCCCCTTTTGAATTCGGTTTCAATATAGGGTATCATGGGCCTTTGGCCATCACAGACAACGTTGTCAATGGATTCTTCGCCATTGACATAGTTCTAACGTTCTTCGTGGCCTACCTCGACAAGACAACGTACCTCCTAGTCGATAATCATAAGCTGATTGCATTGCGATATGCTCAAACATGGCTCATCTTTGATGTGATCTCCACAATTCCCAGGCAGCTTGCTCAGAAAGTCTTGCCTGATTCGTATGACTATGTTAGTATACTTCGCCTCTGGCGTCTCAGACGAGCCAGTGCTATGTTTCAGAG ATTGGAGAAAGACAGGAACTATAACTATTACTTTGTTCGAATTGCAAAGCTTACATGT GTAGTTCTTTTTGAGATTCATTGTGCTGGTTGCTTCTTCTATCTCCTTGCTGATAGATATCCTGATCCAACGAAGACGTGGATTGGATCCGTGAGAGAAAATTTCAGACAAGAGCCTTTGTTTGAGCGATATGTAATATCGATGTACTGGTCGATCATCACTGCCACAACTGTTGGCTATGGTGATTATCATCCTGTGAACAAAGATGAGATGATCTTCACCATTTTCTATGTGTTTCTCAATCTTGGATTGAACTCATACATCATAGGAAACATGACCAACTTGATTGTTCAAGCAACATTCAGAACTAGGAAGTTT AGAGAGACGGTTGGGGCGGCCTCAAGCTTTGCGAAGAGGAACGGACTGCCTAAACGCTTGCAGGATCAGATGATAGCTCACTTGAGTTTGAGGTATAGAACTGATTCAGAAGGACTGCAGCAGCAAGAAACTCTTGATGCTCTTCCGAAGGCGATTCGCTCAAGCATTTTGCATTTTCTATTTTACTCCCTTGTTGATAAGGTGTATTTGTTTAAAGGGGTGTCGAATGATCTGCTCTTTCAGCTG GTCTCTGAGATGAAGGCTGAGTATTTTCCTCCTAGAGAAGATATAATATTGCACAATGAAGCACCTACAGATTTGTACATTTTGGTTACTGGTGCAGTG GAGCTTATCACCCACAAAAATGGAGCGGAAGTG GTGTTTGAAGAGCTCAAGAGAGGAGGTGTTTGTGGTGAAGTAGGCGTTCTCTGCTACAGGCCTCAAGTTTGCACTGTTCGTACAAAACGGTTGAGCCAGCTTCTCCGCTTGAGTCGTTCTTCACTTCTCAATATGCTTCAAGCTAACATAGGAGATGGGACTATAATCATGAACAATCTTGTTCAG CATCTGAAAGAACAAGATGATCCGGTGATGCAAGAGATCTTGGCTGACACAGAGCACATGCTAACTCAAGGTAGAGTGGATATGCCTCTCACCTTATGCTTCGCAGCAGCAAGGAAAGATGACCTACTGCTGCAGCGTATGCTCAAACGAGGCTTGGATCCGAATGAACTTGACAGAGACGGGCGCAATCCTTTG CATCTTGCAGCATCAAATGGAAGCATAGAATGCGTGTTGCTTCTTTTAGATCATGGAGCAGATCCTAACATAAGAG ATTCTGAAGGAAAAGTACCTCTGTGGGATGCAATTTTGGGGAGGCATGAGGTTGTGATCAAAGCACTCGTTGACAATGGGGCTACATTAGCCTCCGGTGATATAGGCGAGTTTGCTTGCTATGCAGCGGAGCAAGACAACATAGAGCTACTGAAAGAAATCACCAAATTTGGAGGGGATGTGACGTCCCTCAGCAGTAGTGGCACCACAGCTCTGCACACTGCTGTGTCCCAGGATAAGCTTGAAGTCGTCAAGTTTCTGATCGAGCAGGGGGCGAACATAGACAAGCCAGACTCCCATGGATGGACATCACGCGCCTTAGCTCATCACCAAGGCCACAAAGAGATGATGGCCTTGTTTCAGACAATCCAACACCTCAAGAAAACCATGTCTCTACCTCCTCTTCACCCAGCGGAACCACCTTACCTTAAGAAACATTCCAGTGAATCCTCATTGCCTCGTCTCAAAGAAGAGGAGCAGAGCTCACCTTCGAATGTATCCTCGCACCTAAAATACAGCATCAATGACTTTCAGAAGTCTCTTGCAGGGATCATAACAAGTCAGGGTAggcctagtgatg GAGGAATGATCCTTTCAACTCCTGCGCCTCCTGCTACGCCTCGCAAACCCATCAGAGTGTTTGTAAAGCGTGCAGGGAGTGGAGACGACGTGGAAGGTAGCGTCATGATTATGCCAGGATCTCTCCAAGAGCTCATGGAATGGGGCTATCAGAAGTTTGGCTTCTATCCTACAAGAATTCTTACAGAAGATGGAGCTGTGATTGAAGATTTGGCTGTAATAAGAGATGGTGATCATCTCTTTTTGTCTAGTTAA